In Lautropia mirabilis, one DNA window encodes the following:
- the sucC gene encoding ADP-forming succinate--CoA ligase subunit beta, producing the protein MKIHEYQGKEILKRYGVTVPRGIPCFNVEEAVKAAEQLGGPVWVVKAQIHAGGRGKGGGVKLARSLDEVRQHATSILGMQLVTHQTGPEGQKVRRLLIEEGADIKKELYVGIVIDRQSQKICVMASSEGGMDIEEVAAKTPEKIHKVFCDVAQGLTDAEADDLATRIGIPAASLPKARQVLQGLYKAFFETDASLAEINPLILTGSGDVIALDAKLNFDSNALFRHADIVEMRDLDEEDPAEVEASKFDLAYIQLDGNIGCLVNGAGLAMATMDTIKLFGGSPANFLDVGGGATAEKVTEAFKLMLKNKGVKAILVNIFGGIMRCDTIAAGVIAASKAVNLSVPLVVRMKGTNEELGKQMLADSGLPIIAADTMADAARQVVAAAAGK; encoded by the coding sequence ATGAAAATCCACGAGTATCAAGGCAAAGAAATCCTGAAGCGCTATGGTGTAACGGTGCCCCGGGGTATTCCATGCTTCAATGTCGAAGAAGCGGTCAAGGCGGCCGAGCAGCTGGGCGGCCCCGTCTGGGTCGTCAAGGCCCAGATCCACGCCGGTGGCCGCGGCAAGGGCGGCGGCGTCAAGCTGGCCCGTTCGCTGGATGAAGTTCGTCAGCACGCCACTTCCATCCTCGGCATGCAGCTGGTCACCCACCAGACCGGCCCGGAAGGACAGAAGGTCCGCCGGCTGCTGATCGAGGAAGGCGCCGACATCAAGAAAGAACTCTACGTCGGTATCGTCATCGACCGCCAATCCCAGAAGATCTGCGTCATGGCCTCCAGCGAAGGCGGCATGGACATCGAGGAAGTGGCTGCCAAGACGCCCGAGAAAATCCACAAGGTCTTCTGCGACGTGGCCCAGGGCCTCACCGACGCCGAGGCCGATGATCTGGCCACCCGCATCGGCATCCCGGCCGCCAGCCTGCCCAAGGCCCGTCAGGTACTGCAGGGTCTGTACAAGGCCTTCTTCGAGACCGATGCCTCGCTGGCCGAGATCAACCCGCTGATCCTCACCGGTTCGGGTGATGTCATCGCGCTCGACGCCAAGCTCAATTTTGATTCCAACGCCCTGTTCCGCCACGCCGACATCGTCGAGATGCGCGACCTGGACGAGGAAGACCCGGCCGAGGTGGAAGCCTCGAAGTTCGATCTGGCCTACATCCAGCTCGACGGCAACATCGGCTGCCTGGTCAACGGTGCCGGTCTGGCCATGGCCACCATGGACACCATCAAGCTGTTCGGCGGCTCGCCGGCCAACTTCCTGGACGTGGGCGGTGGCGCCACGGCAGAAAAGGTCACCGAGGCCTTCAAGCTGATGCTGAAGAACAAGGGTGTCAAGGCCATCCTGGTCAACATCTTCGGCGGCATCATGCGTTGCGACACCATCGCAGCCGGCGTCATCGCTGCCAGCAAGGCCGTCAATCTGAGCGTGCCGCTGGTGGTGCGCATGAAGGGCACCAATGAAGAGCTGGGCAAGCAGATGCTGGCCGACTCCGGCCTGCCGATCATCGCGGCAGACACGATGGCCGACGCCGCGCGCCAGGTGGTTGCCGCTGCAGCCGGTAAATAA
- a CDS encoding regulatory protein RecX: MSFRDLQALVRADESESAQRSALKRRAITLLARREHSRAELTRKLLTPPPVRRRRRAGGRAGGPGDYEGSPAPDDSFDRPFGARGGAASFDGAEGGSPAPRAPSPELVESVLDELEGMKLLSDRRMAESLVRNGAERFGRARLSQDLQRKGLDENLISNVLQPLAEDEKSRAQAVWQRRFGKPPTSLKEKARQYRFLVGRGFAPGIVSAVVPRIVDAPDEDEDSSAFDAGF; this comes from the coding sequence ATGAGCTTTCGTGATCTTCAGGCGCTGGTGCGGGCCGACGAATCCGAGTCGGCCCAGCGCAGCGCACTCAAGCGGCGGGCCATTACCCTGCTGGCCCGGCGTGAGCACAGCCGGGCCGAACTCACGCGCAAGCTGCTCACACCCCCGCCTGTTCGCCGTCGCCGGCGTGCTGGCGGCAGGGCAGGGGGCCCGGGTGACTACGAAGGCTCACCGGCGCCTGACGATTCGTTCGACCGCCCATTCGGTGCCCGGGGCGGTGCTGCCTCGTTCGACGGTGCTGAGGGTGGCAGCCCGGCGCCGCGTGCTCCGTCACCTGAACTGGTCGAATCGGTTCTGGACGAACTGGAGGGCATGAAGCTGCTGTCCGATCGTCGCATGGCCGAATCCCTGGTGCGAAACGGGGCAGAGCGTTTTGGTCGCGCCCGCCTGTCGCAGGACCTGCAGCGCAAGGGGCTGGATGAAAACCTCATTTCCAACGTGCTGCAGCCGCTGGCCGAGGACGAGAAGAGCCGTGCCCAGGCCGTCTGGCAGCGTCGTTTCGGAAAGCCCCCCACCAGCCTGAAGGAAAAGGCCCGGCAATATCGCTTCCTGGTGGGGCGGGGGTTTGCACCGGGCATCGTGTCTGCCGTCGTGCCCCGCATCGTCGATGCGCCCGACGAGGATGAAGATTCATCGGCATTCGATGCCGGCTTCTGA
- the recA gene encoding recombinase RecA, whose amino-acid sequence MDDKARAEKAKALAAALAQIEKQFGKGSVMRMADGEVAPDIEVVSTGSLGLDIALGVGGLPRGRVVEIYGPESSGKTTLTLQVIAEMQKLGGTCAFIDAEHALDVQYAAKLGVRLPELLISQPDTGEQALEICDALVRSGSVDLVVVDSVAALTPRAEIEGDMGDALPGLQARLMSQALRKLTGSIQRTNTLVIFINQIRMKIGVMFGNPETTTGGNALKFYASVRLDIRRTGSIKKGDEIIGNETRVKVVKNKVSPPFKSAEFDILYGEGTSREGEILDLGVTHGFVEKSGAWYSYNGERIGQGKDNAREYLREKPELALEIENRIREAVGVSTRGEAPQPVVDAEGAEPAAEGRRPRVAKDKDAE is encoded by the coding sequence ATGGACGACAAGGCACGCGCAGAGAAGGCCAAGGCACTGGCTGCCGCTCTGGCACAAATCGAAAAGCAGTTCGGCAAGGGTTCGGTCATGCGCATGGCCGACGGCGAAGTCGCCCCGGACATCGAAGTGGTCTCCACCGGTTCGCTGGGGCTGGACATCGCACTGGGCGTTGGCGGCCTGCCGCGTGGCCGCGTCGTCGAGATCTACGGGCCGGAGTCTTCAGGCAAGACCACTCTCACGCTGCAGGTCATTGCCGAGATGCAGAAGCTGGGTGGAACCTGCGCCTTCATCGATGCCGAGCACGCACTCGACGTGCAGTACGCCGCCAAGCTGGGCGTACGCCTGCCTGAACTGCTCATTTCCCAGCCGGACACCGGCGAGCAGGCTCTGGAAATCTGCGATGCCCTGGTCCGTTCCGGTTCGGTCGATCTGGTCGTGGTCGACTCGGTGGCTGCGCTCACGCCGCGCGCCGAAATCGAGGGTGACATGGGCGACGCGCTGCCCGGTCTGCAGGCCCGTCTGATGAGCCAGGCGCTGCGCAAGCTCACCGGCTCCATCCAGCGCACCAACACGCTGGTCATCTTCATCAACCAGATCCGGATGAAGATCGGCGTCATGTTCGGCAACCCCGAGACCACCACCGGCGGCAATGCACTCAAGTTCTACGCCTCCGTGCGTCTGGACATTCGCCGTACCGGTTCCATCAAGAAGGGCGACGAGATCATCGGCAACGAAACCCGCGTCAAGGTCGTCAAGAACAAGGTCTCGCCCCCGTTCAAGAGCGCCGAGTTCGACATCCTCTACGGCGAGGGCACCTCGCGTGAGGGTGAGATCCTCGACCTGGGCGTCACCCATGGCTTCGTGGAAAAGAGCGGCGCCTGGTACAGCTACAACGGCGAACGCATCGGTCAGGGCAAGGACAACGCCCGCGAATATCTGCGCGAGAAACCCGAGCTGGCGCTGGAGATCGAGAACCGCATCCGCGAGGCTGTCGGTGTCTCCACCCGTGGTGAGGCGCCGCAACCTGTCGTCGATGCCGAGGGTGCCGAGCCCGCCGCCGAAGGGCGTCGTCCGCGCGTCGCCAAGGACAAGGACGCCGAGTGA
- the fabG gene encoding 3-oxoacyl-ACP reductase FabG yields MTASLFSLQGQTALVTGGAKGIGKGIVSVLRQAGANVVIADIDREQGQATAKELGAHYQHTDVRVQQSCQDAVAAVVERFGALDILCSNTGIFPQKKLADMTEADWDQTHGINLKGTFLMVQAALAAMQPRGYGRIVITSSITGPVTGFPGWSHYGASKAGQLGFMRSVALEYARFGITINAVMPGNVLSEGLIAQGEEYLNQMRAAVPTHTLGTPQDIGYAACFLASREAAYITGQTIIIDGGQILPESAEALL; encoded by the coding sequence ATGACCGCTTCACTTTTTTCCCTGCAAGGACAGACCGCGCTTGTCACCGGTGGTGCGAAGGGTATCGGCAAGGGCATTGTTTCCGTGCTGAGGCAGGCGGGGGCCAATGTCGTCATTGCCGACATCGACCGTGAGCAGGGTCAGGCAACGGCCAAGGAGCTGGGCGCCCATTACCAGCACACCGATGTCCGCGTGCAGCAAAGCTGCCAGGATGCCGTGGCAGCCGTCGTCGAACGTTTCGGCGCACTCGACATCCTTTGCTCCAATACCGGCATCTTCCCGCAGAAGAAACTGGCCGACATGACCGAGGCGGACTGGGACCAGACGCACGGCATCAACCTCAAGGGCACCTTCCTGATGGTGCAGGCTGCACTGGCTGCCATGCAGCCGCGCGGCTATGGCCGCATCGTCATCACGTCCTCCATCACCGGGCCCGTCACCGGCTTCCCGGGCTGGAGCCACTACGGCGCCAGCAAGGCCGGGCAGCTCGGCTTCATGCGCAGCGTCGCGCTTGAATATGCGCGATTCGGCATCACCATCAACGCCGTCATGCCGGGCAACGTGCTCAGTGAAGGCCTGATTGCCCAGGGCGAGGAATACCTGAACCAGATGCGCGCCGCCGTGCCGACGCACACCCTGGGCACCCCGCAGGACATCGGCTACGCCGCCTGCTTCCTGGCCAGCCGCGAAGCGGCCTACATCACGGGACAGACCATCATCATTGACGGCGGCCAGATCCTGCCTGAATCGGCCGAAGCCCTGCTGTGA
- a CDS encoding CinA family protein, whose protein sequence is MKDVDRQNEHPDPQGDLVAWARLLGQRVATLGAGLITTAESCTGGLIAAALTETAGSSAWFSRGYVTYANQAKIEMLGVNAATLETEGAVSTSVASQMALGALRSSDALLSMAVSGIAGPDGGTAEKPVGTVCFGWALRWPPGTPEPLVLTETRHFSGDRADIRRQTAIHALRRALQLLDQAQDQQPVVV, encoded by the coding sequence ATGAAAGATGTTGATCGACAGAACGAGCACCCCGACCCGCAGGGCGACCTGGTTGCCTGGGCACGCCTGCTGGGCCAGCGCGTGGCGACACTTGGGGCAGGGCTGATCACCACGGCAGAATCCTGCACCGGCGGCCTGATTGCCGCGGCCCTGACCGAGACCGCCGGCTCCAGCGCCTGGTTCAGCCGGGGTTACGTCACCTACGCCAACCAGGCCAAGATCGAAATGCTGGGCGTGAATGCCGCCACGCTGGAAACAGAAGGCGCTGTCAGCACCTCGGTGGCCAGCCAGATGGCGCTGGGCGCACTGCGCAGCAGCGATGCCCTGCTGTCGATGGCCGTCAGCGGCATTGCCGGTCCGGACGGTGGCACGGCTGAAAAACCCGTCGGTACCGTCTGCTTTGGCTGGGCGCTGCGCTGGCCGCCCGGCACGCCCGAACCGCTGGTGCTGACCGAAACACGGCACTTCTCCGGTGACCGGGCCGACATTCGTCGTCAGACCGCCATCCACGCCCTGCGGCGTGCCCTGCAGTTGCTGGACCAGGCGCAGGACCAGCAGCCTGTCGTGGTCTGA
- a CDS encoding phosphatidylglycerophosphatase A family protein: protein MNDNKVEDVTDLVRADGTFGRIRPTFEFMKPRLSRWIAFGLGSGLSNVVPGTMGTLFAWVAFAILAPLLGDTGMGVLIALSLVVGHWAIERTGRDVGVHDHSAIVWDEIVAFWLVLWVIPQDFSDQLVGFLLFRLFDITKPAPIRTIDSQWQNATGVLLDDLLAAAYTLIVMAVWTRLFG from the coding sequence ATGAATGACAACAAGGTAGAGGACGTGACCGATCTGGTCCGCGCCGACGGAACCTTCGGCCGGATCCGGCCGACCTTTGAATTCATGAAGCCGCGCCTGTCGCGGTGGATCGCCTTTGGCCTGGGCAGCGGCCTCAGCAACGTCGTGCCCGGCACCATGGGCACACTGTTCGCGTGGGTCGCCTTCGCCATCCTGGCGCCGCTGCTGGGTGATACCGGCATGGGCGTGCTCATTGCCCTGAGCCTGGTGGTGGGGCACTGGGCCATCGAACGTACCGGCCGCGACGTGGGCGTGCATGACCATAGCGCCATCGTCTGGGACGAGATCGTGGCCTTCTGGCTGGTGCTGTGGGTCATCCCGCAGGACTTCTCCGACCAGTTGGTGGGTTTCCTGCTGTTCCGCCTCTTCGACATCACCAAGCCGGCGCCCATCCGCACCATCGACAGCCAGTGGCAGAATGCCACCGGTGTATTGCTGGACGATCTGCTGGCCGCTGCCTACACCCTCATCGTCATGGCGGTCTGGACCCGGCTGTTTGGCTGA
- the thiL gene encoding thiamine-phosphate kinase, producing MNEFALIRQYFERQPAPLPAGHPQSLLPLPASTGPAAESLVKLGIGDDCALLDPVPPGQQLAISTDMLVAGRHFFEGTDPAAIGHKALAVNLSDLAAMGARPVGFTLALALPTADAAWLQGFADGLFRLATRAACPLIGGDTTRGPLNISITVLGQVPATHALRRDGARVGDAIWVSGPLGAAALAVARRSQGQPVPDAAARRLDWPEPRLAAGLGLAGVASAAMDISDGLAGDLGHLLTASGRRQGLSLGAELWEDRLPLDPVLRESGVAHDEALQLALHGGDDYELLFTAPTAQTDTILQCWPDARMIGRIVAESAMLLVDAKGQSRPLAARGHDHFST from the coding sequence ATGAACGAGTTCGCACTGATCCGGCAGTACTTCGAGCGCCAGCCGGCGCCGTTGCCTGCCGGACACCCGCAGTCCCTGCTGCCGTTGCCTGCCTCGACAGGCCCGGCGGCCGAGAGCCTGGTGAAGCTGGGCATCGGTGACGACTGCGCGCTGCTCGATCCCGTGCCCCCTGGCCAGCAACTGGCCATTTCCACCGACATGCTGGTGGCGGGGCGTCATTTCTTCGAGGGTACCGACCCCGCAGCCATCGGCCACAAGGCCTTGGCCGTCAATCTGTCGGACCTGGCTGCCATGGGTGCGCGACCCGTCGGCTTCACGCTGGCGCTGGCGCTGCCGACGGCCGATGCCGCCTGGCTTCAGGGCTTTGCGGATGGCCTGTTCAGGCTGGCCACCCGGGCAGCCTGCCCATTGATCGGGGGCGACACCACTCGCGGCCCGCTCAACATCTCCATCACCGTCCTGGGGCAGGTGCCTGCCACGCATGCCCTGCGTCGCGACGGAGCCCGCGTGGGCGATGCCATCTGGGTGAGCGGCCCGCTGGGGGCCGCGGCTCTGGCCGTGGCACGGCGCAGCCAGGGGCAGCCCGTACCCGACGCTGCAGCCCGTCGCCTGGACTGGCCCGAGCCTCGGCTGGCCGCGGGCCTGGGACTTGCCGGCGTCGCCAGTGCCGCCATGGACATCTCTGACGGCTTGGCCGGGGATCTGGGGCATCTGCTGACCGCTTCGGGCCGCCGACAGGGCCTGTCCCTGGGGGCCGAGCTGTGGGAAGACCGCCTGCCGCTGGACCCGGTGCTGCGTGAAAGCGGCGTGGCACATGATGAGGCCCTGCAGCTTGCCCTGCATGGTGGTGATGATTACGAGCTGCTGTTCACCGCACCGACAGCGCAGACCGATACCATCTTGCAATGCTGGCCTGATGCCCGCATGATCGGAAGGATCGTGGCTGAAAGCGCTATGCTTCTGGTTGACGCCAAAGGCCAGTCCCGGCCACTGGCAGCTCGTGGACATGACCATTTCTCGACATGA
- the nusB gene encoding transcription antitermination factor NusB, with protein MQGRSPAAAAGNRTRSARRRSREFAMQGIYQWLLSAEDIGAIQAHIETSPGFDKADRSHFDTLLKGTISQASALEAILLPSLDRPLNLLSPVERAILMQATFELKDLQEIPYRVVINEAVELAKNFGGTDGYKYVNGVLDRIAPSVRPHEVRPAG; from the coding sequence ATGCAGGGACGTTCTCCGGCCGCCGCCGCAGGAAATCGCACACGCAGCGCGCGGCGGCGCTCGCGGGAATTCGCCATGCAGGGCATCTACCAGTGGCTGCTGTCGGCTGAGGACATCGGTGCCATCCAGGCCCACATCGAGACCAGCCCCGGTTTCGACAAGGCCGATCGCAGCCACTTCGACACCCTGCTCAAGGGGACCATCAGCCAGGCCAGCGCCCTGGAGGCCATCCTGCTGCCCAGCCTGGACCGGCCGCTCAACCTGCTCAGCCCCGTCGAACGGGCCATCCTGATGCAGGCCACCTTCGAACTGAAGGACCTGCAGGAGATCCCCTACCGCGTGGTCATCAACGAGGCAGTGGAGCTGGCCAAGAACTTCGGCGGCACCGACGGCTACAAGTACGTCAACGGCGTGCTGGACCGCATCGCGCCTTCCGTGCGACCCCATGAGGTGCGGCCGGCCGGCTGA
- the ribH gene encoding 6,7-dimethyl-8-ribityllumazine synthase — MSVDQIKGSENGQGLRIGIVQARFNEEFGKESLEACLAELKKLGVAESDILVCSVPGALEVPLVLLQLGNSGEYDALIAIGTIIKGETYHFEVVCNESAAGVSRVSLELGIPVANAILTTYNEEQARQRTAEKGAEAARVAVEMVRLGESLDALHGDDGDDEE; from the coding sequence ATGAGCGTCGATCAAATCAAGGGATCGGAAAACGGTCAGGGCCTGCGCATCGGCATCGTGCAGGCGCGCTTCAACGAGGAATTCGGCAAGGAATCGCTGGAAGCCTGCCTGGCCGAGCTGAAGAAGCTGGGCGTGGCTGAAAGCGACATCCTGGTCTGCAGCGTGCCGGGCGCCCTGGAAGTGCCGCTGGTGCTGCTGCAGCTGGGCAACTCGGGTGAATACGACGCCCTGATCGCCATCGGCACCATCATCAAGGGTGAGACCTACCACTTCGAGGTTGTCTGCAACGAGAGCGCCGCCGGCGTGAGCCGCGTGAGCCTGGAGCTGGGCATCCCCGTGGCCAACGCCATCCTCACCACCTACAACGAAGAGCAGGCCCGTCAGCGCACCGCCGAGAAAGGTGCCGAGGCTGCCAGGGTGGCGGTCGAGATGGTTCGCCTGGGCGAGTCGCTGGACGCACTGCACGGTGACGACGGCGACGACGAGGAGTGA
- the ribBA gene encoding bifunctional 3,4-dihydroxy-2-butanone-4-phosphate synthase/GTP cyclohydrolase II translates to MLSSVASTAEILADFRAGKMVILIDDEDRENEGDLLIAADFVTPEAINFMARHARGLVCLTLTEERCRRLRLPLMTAVNGTKMSTNFTMSIEAAEGVTTGISAADRARTIQAAVAADAKPSDIVQPGHVFPVMARPGGVLTRAGHTEAGCDLGALTGLTPSAVICEIMKEDGTMARLPDLIEFAREHGLKIGTIADLIAYRSAHESMIERIGQHKVQTVVGELDLIAYRDKTVGQPHLALVVGKPQPDHEAWVRVHEPLSPLDLLGVASRHAWPLDPALQAIQSHGNGVLLMLNCAPDAETVTDQIEQWANPEPGAGRAGSANDSRTLRSYGIGAQILRDLGVGRMKLLTRERRMPSMAGFNLEVTGYLEADADGRPAGSN, encoded by the coding sequence ATGCTGTCGTCCGTGGCAAGCACCGCCGAGATCCTGGCGGACTTCCGTGCGGGCAAGATGGTCATCCTGATCGATGACGAGGACCGCGAGAACGAAGGCGACCTGCTGATCGCGGCCGACTTCGTCACGCCCGAGGCGATCAACTTCATGGCCCGCCATGCGCGGGGCCTGGTCTGTCTGACGCTGACCGAAGAGCGTTGCCGCCGGCTGCGGCTGCCGCTGATGACGGCCGTCAACGGCACCAAGATGAGCACCAACTTCACGATGTCCATCGAGGCGGCTGAAGGCGTGACCACCGGCATCTCGGCGGCCGACCGGGCGCGCACCATCCAGGCCGCCGTGGCCGCGGACGCCAAGCCCTCCGACATCGTGCAGCCTGGCCACGTCTTCCCCGTCATGGCGCGCCCCGGTGGCGTGCTGACACGTGCTGGCCATACCGAAGCCGGCTGCGACCTGGGGGCACTGACGGGCCTCACGCCTTCCGCCGTGATCTGCGAGATCATGAAGGAAGACGGCACCATGGCGCGCCTGCCGGACCTGATCGAGTTCGCCCGCGAGCATGGCCTGAAGATCGGCACCATTGCCGACCTGATCGCCTATCGCAGCGCCCATGAATCGATGATCGAGCGCATCGGCCAGCACAAGGTGCAGACCGTGGTGGGTGAGCTGGACCTGATCGCCTACCGCGACAAAACCGTGGGCCAGCCGCATCTGGCGCTGGTCGTGGGCAAGCCGCAGCCCGACCACGAAGCCTGGGTGCGCGTGCACGAGCCGCTCTCGCCGCTGGATCTGCTGGGCGTGGCCAGCCGCCATGCCTGGCCGCTGGATCCGGCGCTTCAGGCCATCCAGTCCCACGGCAACGGCGTGCTGCTGATGCTCAACTGTGCCCCCGATGCCGAGACGGTCACCGACCAGATCGAGCAATGGGCCAATCCCGAGCCGGGTGCCGGCCGCGCCGGCAGCGCCAATGACTCGCGCACGTTGCGCAGTTACGGCATCGGCGCCCAGATCCTGCGGGACCTGGGGGTGGGGCGCATGAAACTGTTGACACGCGAGCGCCGGATGCCGAGCATGGCGGGCTTCAACCTGGAAGTGACCGGCTATCTGGAAGCGGACGCCGACGGCCGTCCAGCCGGATCAAACTGA
- a CDS encoding riboflavin synthase, producing the protein MFTGIVAAIGSIRQVSPLGEDGVRLDVAAGELDMSDVAIGDSIAIQGACMTVVEKTADGFAVDVSAESLRRTTGLAGKGPVNLEKAMRLSDRVGGHLVSGHVDGLGVVRRFEPVGESHLLEILAPQALAGFLVYKGSITVDGVSLTVNHVEDLPLAKAADPAWPEAARAVLAGRGPSVASAGAPGTATGAHGGAHAESEPWCCAFQINLIPHTVAQTTLKHQAPGRLVNLEIDTVARYLARMQEVAGKLPAQN; encoded by the coding sequence ATGTTCACAGGTATCGTCGCCGCCATCGGCAGCATCCGCCAGGTATCCCCGCTGGGAGAGGATGGCGTCAGGCTGGATGTCGCCGCCGGAGAGCTGGACATGTCGGATGTTGCCATCGGTGACTCCATTGCCATCCAGGGCGCCTGCATGACGGTGGTCGAAAAGACGGCCGACGGCTTTGCCGTGGATGTGTCGGCCGAGAGCCTGCGCCGCACCACCGGCCTGGCCGGCAAGGGGCCGGTCAATCTGGAGAAGGCCATGCGCCTGTCGGACCGGGTGGGGGGCCACCTGGTGTCGGGGCACGTGGATGGTCTGGGGGTGGTGCGCCGCTTCGAGCCGGTGGGCGAGAGCCACCTGCTGGAGATCCTGGCGCCGCAGGCCCTGGCCGGTTTTCTCGTCTACAAGGGATCCATCACCGTCGATGGTGTCAGCCTGACCGTCAACCACGTGGAAGACCTGCCGCTGGCCAAGGCTGCGGACCCGGCCTGGCCGGAGGCGGCCCGCGCCGTGCTGGCCGGGCGCGGCCCCTCGGTTGCCTCGGCGGGTGCCCCGGGCACGGCGACCGGCGCCCACGGTGGCGCACATGCCGAGTCGGAACCGTGGTGCTGCGCCTTCCAGATCAACCTGATCCCGCACACGGTGGCGCAGACCACGCTCAAGCACCAGGCCCCCGGCAGACTGGTCAACCTGGAAATCGACACGGTGGCCCGCTACCTGGCACGGATGCAGGAGGTGGCTGGCAAGCTGCCCGCACAGAATTGA
- the ribD gene encoding bifunctional diaminohydroxyphosphoribosylaminopyrimidine deaminase/5-amino-6-(5-phosphoribosylamino)uracil reductase RibD: protein MYTEDDRRAMQRAIDLAWQGVNTTMPNPRVGCVIVRDGEVVGEGWHRRAGEPHAEVLALQQAGERARGATAYVTLEPCSHHGRTGPCADRLVEAGVARVVAAMEDPNPLVNGQGLGRLRAAGIDVRCGLLEEEARALNEGFISRMQRGRPWVRLKAATSLDGFIALPDGESQWITGEAARTDGHAWRARASAILTGSGTVQADNPALTVRHVATERQPVRVLVDARLQVSEHAAIFGPGETWVAHAMPPDWPDDGHRQRLLDRGVRLLYLPAADGRHVDLPALMRAMGEAGFNEVHVEAGAGLNAALIQAGCVDELLLYVAPALLGQGLPAFALPAVPGLDDRIRLAWREATPVGDDLRLRLRVLTEAQDESPASSGANGAVRAS from the coding sequence ATGTACACCGAAGACGATCGCCGGGCCATGCAGCGGGCCATCGACCTGGCCTGGCAGGGCGTCAATACCACCATGCCCAATCCGCGTGTGGGCTGCGTCATCGTGCGGGATGGCGAGGTGGTGGGCGAAGGCTGGCATCGGCGGGCCGGCGAGCCCCATGCCGAAGTGCTGGCGCTGCAGCAGGCCGGCGAGCGGGCGCGTGGCGCGACGGCCTATGTCACGCTCGAACCCTGTTCCCATCACGGACGGACCGGGCCCTGTGCCGACCGTCTGGTCGAGGCCGGGGTGGCGCGCGTGGTGGCAGCCATGGAAGACCCCAACCCGCTGGTCAACGGGCAGGGGCTGGGCCGGCTGCGGGCAGCAGGCATTGATGTTCGCTGCGGGCTGCTGGAAGAAGAGGCCCGGGCACTGAACGAGGGGTTCATCTCGCGGATGCAGAGGGGCAGGCCCTGGGTACGCCTGAAGGCGGCCACCTCGCTGGATGGCTTCATCGCCTTGCCGGATGGCGAAAGCCAGTGGATCACGGGGGAGGCAGCGCGCACCGATGGCCATGCTTGGCGGGCGCGGGCTAGCGCCATCCTCACGGGCAGCGGCACCGTGCAGGCCGACAATCCCGCGCTGACGGTGCGCCACGTGGCGACAGAGCGCCAGCCGGTGCGCGTGCTGGTGGATGCCCGGCTGCAGGTCAGCGAGCACGCCGCCATCTTCGGCCCGGGCGAGACCTGGGTGGCTCATGCCATGCCGCCCGATTGGCCTGACGATGGTCACCGCCAGCGGCTGCTGGATCGTGGCGTGCGGCTGCTGTACCTGCCGGCGGCGGATGGTCGGCATGTTGATCTGCCGGCGCTCATGCGCGCCATGGGCGAGGCTGGCTTCAACGAGGTGCACGTGGAGGCCGGTGCGGGGCTGAATGCGGCGCTGATCCAGGCCGGCTGTGTGGACGAGCTGCTGCTGTATGTGGCGCCCGCGTTGCTGGGGCAGGGGCTGCCTGCCTTTGCGCTGCCGGCCGTGCCGGGCCTGGATGATCGCATCCGGCTGGCGTGGCGGGAGGCCACGCCGGTGGGTGATGATCTGCGTCTGCGCCTTCGGGTGCTGACCGAGGCCCAGGACGAATCACCTGCCTCGTCCGGCGCAAATGGGGCAGTCCGTGCTTCATGA